TTGCAAAACTACGAGTGACGTAGCTTGTTTTAGCCCCTCATAACGGAGGTAACAAAACCTTAATGGAAAGTCGTATCCATATCAATCCAGATATTTGTAATGGAAGACCTGTTATAGCTGGAACCCGAATTCCGGTGCAAACAGTTATGGAATTTTTAGGAGCAGGGGATTCTATTGAAGAAGTAATTGAATAATATCCTTCTCTGAATCGAGAAGATATTTATGCCTGTAGGCAATTTGCAGCAAGATTGATGGCGAATCACTATGAAGTCAGAAAAATTGCATGAATGGTTTTTTCTTTGATGAAAATTTACCAGCTAAAATCCTGTTTACTCCATCTTTACCGATCATTTTTAGGGAGAAGTCCAAGGGATACGGAAATTTAGCAATATGCAAAGGATAAAAAACTGGTTATTGTTACGAAAGATACAGACTTTTCCGATCAACTAATGCTTAATTTTTTTGCACCCAAAGTAGTACATCTCCGTTTTGGCAATATACGAAAACGAGAATTTCATCAGTTTTTAGCTCGTATTTGGCCAGAGTTTGAAGCTTTGGTTATTGAACATAAATTAGTTAATGTCTATTTAGATAGAATTGAAGCATTTAGATAATTTTTCCTAACATTCATTGCGATATCGCTAAGGTGGGTAATGCCTGCCTTACTCTAGGGAAAGTCCAGTAATAATATCTTCTGGGGGAATCCCAGCTTGAATTAAATTGGTTGTTAATCCTTCTTCAAGATTATCATCTTCAATGACAATTTTATTTTTCAATAAACGAGCGTGAAATAAAATTGTATTAATCCACGCTTCTTTTTCCCAACCAGTCATAATTATTAAAAAGTTGCCTGATTCTGGATCACAAACTGGGGTAATTTTAAGGGTTTGTAATCGAGGTTGCATCGCCGACTCTTTTCTGATAACTTGAGTCAGAATATCGGCATAATTTACTGTGTTATCCATTCGCAAATTATCTCCTTTTGAGGATTATAAATAATTAAATTGATTCTATTACGTTTAATAACCAGTTGGAAAATAGCTTTTTTGAAGTGTTTTAAATAAACTGCTTGACTAATGCCCAAAAAAAGTTTTCTTTCAGGTTCTTGTGAATCTAAAGCCCATTGGTATAATTGAAGTTGTCCTATTGTTTTTTCTAATTCACTGATAACTGAAGGCGTATCAAAGTCTTTGATTTCTACGGCAATTTTACGTTCTTATTTTTCCGCAGCAAAAAACTTTTCTGCTCCTAAATCAGCTTTAAGCAAGGTTTTTTCTAAGGTTAGAATTAAAGGATCATCAGTGATTTTCCAACCCTCTTTTTCTAAAGTATGACGTAATGATAAATGTAGATCGTCTCGTCTGGACATCCTTATAAACCCTGCTTAAGAGGTTCGATTTCTATTCTACTACAGTTCGCCCTAATTCGGATTTATTATGACCGCAAAAGCGGTAAGGTGGGCAATGCTCACCCTACTATTTCTATTTTCGCTTGGTCAGGCTAGAGACTAACCCTAATCCTCCTAATCCTAACAAGGCAACAACGGAACTCAGTGCAGATCTGGTAGGGTGTGTTCCCTCATGCAAGTCCTACCGCTGCAGCGATAGATTTGAATGATTATAAGCTAAAAACGTCTAGGCACAGCGACGGACGGGAGTGCGAGTGCCGTCGAATAATTGTAAATTTTTGTTACGAAGTGCAGTCAGATTGAAGAATTAGTGCTATGGTCGCTGAAAAGTTCTTTGTATCTCGGCTGATTGTCAGGAATCTACAAAACGGGGTGATATGCCGAAAGTTTCCCCATATCCTTACTCTGGTTATTCGGAAAGTTTCTGTATAATCAATGGTTAGCTGGCCTCGTAATACCACGATGTATCTGATTAGGAGCGATATTATGCGACTTAGTGAAAATTTTTTACAGCCAGCATTGTCAGATGATTTTTACTGGCTCAACGAGCCGACGCATTATCGTTTGGGTAATGGCTTGGAAATTTCTACAGATGAAAAAACTGATTTTTGGCAAAACACACACTATGGTTTTCAAAGAGATGATGGGCATTGCTTATTGATGCGACAAGTTGGGGATTTTTCCCTAATGACCCAAGTAGAATTTCAGCCTCGGGAAAAATATGATCAATGTGGCCTAATGGTGCGGATTGACAGTCAGAATTGGATAAAAGTTTCCACGGAATATGAAAGCGAACAAGCTAGTCGGCTTGGTTCTGTGGTGACCAATTTGGGATATTCTGATTGGGCAACGCAAGACATTTCTTCACGATACCGCGAAATGTGGTATCGCATCAGTAAACGGGGGAGCGATTTTCTGCTAGAGAATTCTTATGATGGGCAGGCTTGGCTGCAAATGCGGATCACACACTTACACAAGATAGCCGACGATTGCCAAATCGGAGTGTATGCCTGCAGCCCGATAGGCAAAGCGTTTCGCTGTTGTTTCAAAACCTTGGAAATCTCAGACAATCAGTGGCTGGCAATACCGGAAGCCAGCTAACAACCGTATGCACCTGACTGGCACTTATGCGCCTTAACGCCTGGCTTGTTGTGGTTCACGGCTTGTCTGTCTTATGCTAGAGTTTCATAATTACCCGAAGCTAATGAGGCCAAAAATAATGGACAAAAATAAGCCAGAAGAAGTTCAAGAAGCAATGATTTCAGTGGGAGTGGGTACAGCGATTGGAGCTAGTGCATCGGCAGTAGTTGGCGGTATGGGACTTGCTGTAGGAGGAACTGCTCTAGGAGTCGGTATGGCTCCAGTAGCAGCGGCAGGAGCAGTTGTCGGCACAGCAGTTTACGGAACCAAAAAAGCAATAGAAGAACAAGACGCAACGGCAATTGGAGCAGCGGCAATTGGTGCGGGTGCTGGAGCCGGTATATCAGCATTAGTTGGAGGTATGGGATTAGCAGTAGGGGGGACGGCAGTTGCAGTGACGATGGCTCCCGTTGCGGCAGTAGGAGCAGTAATTGGTTTGGCTGGATATGGTATCTCTAAATTATTCACTGAATAAGTAATGGCTAAACGGAAAAGACAGTCCCCCAATGCTGCTCAAAAATTAGTAAGAGGAGCAATTCGGGACTTTATTAATCAGGTTAATGGCATAGTTATTGAGCCGGAGATAAATACTCCTGTAAAGGGGACAGAGGCTTGGTATCGGGACGAACTTGCTAGAGAATTAGGAGGAAAAACCGAGGTTTACATTGATAAGGTAGGTAGAATAGATGTCTTAACTAATACTGAAATAATTGAAGTTAAAAATACAAAAGGCTGGAAATCAGCGATCGGGCAAATAAAGAGTTATGGACAGTATTATCCTAAGCATAAAATGAGAGTTCACCTATTTGGGAAATTGACTGAGAGTAAACTAGAAACTATTCAAAGAGTATGTAACCTAGAAGGTATAACTCTAACTTGGGAATAGTATGATTGCCGCTCTGGTAGGGTGCGTTCGCTAATGCAAGTCCTGCTACAAAGCGATCGCTTTTGGGGAACGCACCATGCACATTGATGGCAGCTGTCAGTCTAAGTGCGATGCCGAAGAACGTAGAAGCATGAAATCCAAGGACTGATCATGTTACGCTACCGCTAACCCGTCCTACAAATAATTTTGTCTCCCTCGCTATTTTCTAGACATCTTTCTCCTTGTCCTTTTTCCCTTTTTTAAGAAAAGGTATAGCACCTAAAACCACTCCTGTACCCAG
This portion of the Microcystis aeruginosa NIES-2549 genome encodes:
- a CDS encoding DUF433 domain-containing protein; translation: MESRIHINPDICNGRPVIAGTRIPVQTVMEFLGAGDSIEEVIE
- a CDS encoding DUF5615 family PIN-like protein, whose translation is MVTKDTDFSDQLMLNFFAPKVVHLRFGNIRKREFHQFLARIWPEFEALVIEHKLVNVYLDRIEAFR
- a CDS encoding element excision factor XisI family protein, producing the protein MDNTVNYADILTQVIRKESAMQPRLQTLKITPVCDPESGNFLIIMTGWEKEAWINTILFHARLLKNKIVIEDDNLEEGLTTNLIQAGIPPEDIITGLSLE
- a CDS encoding DUF1349 domain-containing protein; translated protein: MRLSENFLQPALSDDFYWLNEPTHYRLGNGLEISTDEKTDFWQNTHYGFQRDDGHCLLMRQVGDFSLMTQVEFQPREKYDQCGLMVRIDSQNWIKVSTEYESEQASRLGSVVTNLGYSDWATQDISSRYREMWYRISKRGSDFLLENSYDGQAWLQMRITHLHKIADDCQIGVYACSPIGKAFRCCFKTLEISDNQWLAIPEAS
- a CDS encoding PEP-CTERM sorting domain-containing protein, translating into MRSNWKINGDHLYQPVPEPSLTILGTGVVLGAIPFLKKGKKDKEKDV